From a single Podarcis raffonei isolate rPodRaf1 chromosome 10, rPodRaf1.pri, whole genome shotgun sequence genomic region:
- the LOC128422756 gene encoding proteasome subunit beta type-5-like — MALASLLELQLPVNRAGFFGFGAGNEFRLPALGTCGGGGHGAEAQASGMPLLLAAPGPGLDRGTAAGDAKIKLLHGTTTLAFKFQHGVIVAVDSRATAGVYIASQTVKKVIEINPYLLGTMAGGAADCSFWERLLARQCRIYELRNKEQISVAAASELLANMVYQYKGMGLSMGTMICGWDKQGPGLYYVDSEGNRISGKVFSVGSGSVYAYGVMDHGYSNDLTVEEACDLARRAIYQATYRDAYSGGTVNLYHVRQDGWVRVSSDNVSKLHELYNDKATETVA; from the coding sequence ATGGCGCTGGCCAGCCTGCTGGAGCTGCAGCTGCCCGTGAACAGGGCCGGGTTCTTCGGTTTCGGGGCCGGCAATGAGTTCCGACTCCCCGCGCTCGGCACCTGCGGTGGGGGCGGCCATGGGGCGGAGGCCCAGGCCTCGGGGATGCCCCTGCTTCTGGCGGCCCCTGGTCCTGGCCTGGACCGAGGCACCGCCGCGGGGGATGCCAAGATCAAGCTGCTGCACGGCACCACCACCCTGGCCTTCAAGTTTCAGCATGGTGTGATAGTGGCCGTGGATTCCCGGGCAACAGCAGGTGTCTACATTGCTTCTCAGACAGTCAAGAAGGTCATCGAGATTAACCCTTACCTGCTGGGCACCATGGCTGGTGGTGCAGCCGATTGCAGCTTCTGGGAGCGGCTGCTGGCACGGCAGTGTCGCATCTATGAACTCCGCAACAAGGAGCAGATATCGGTGGCTGCTGCCTCGGAGCTGTTGGCTAACATGGTGTATCAGTACAAGGGAATGGGGCTCTCTATGGGTACCATGATCTGTGGCTGGGACAAGCAAGGGCCAGGCCTTTATTACGTGGACAGTGAAGGGAACCGCATCTCAGGCAAAGTTTTCTCGGTGGGCTCCGGTTCTGTCTACGCCTACGGAGTGATGGACCATGGCTACTCTAATGATCTCACCGTCGAAGAAGCCTGCGATCTGGCCCGTCGCGCCATCTACCAGGCTACATACCGCGATGCCTACTCTGGGGGCACAGTCAACCTCTACCACGTACGCCAGGATGGCTGGGTCCGTGTCTCCAGCGACAACGTGTCCAAACTCCATGAATTATATAATGACAAAGCCACAGAAACAGTAGCTTGA